Proteins found in one Streptomyces sp. NBC_00461 genomic segment:
- a CDS encoding sugar-binding transcriptional regulator: MNSSEEIAVSGMSAGRSAVRMGPAELVQAAAMARRFYLEGKSKIQIAEEFGVSRFKVARVLETALERDLVRIEIRVPAELDAERSDALRARYGLRHAVVVESPADAEESPDPENLGEVAADLLGELVNEGDVLGLAWGRSTIHMAAALDRLPPCTVVQLTGVYDAGTAERGSVEAVRRAAQVSGGDAHPIYAPMLLPDAATAAALRNQTGIARAFEYFDKVTVACVSIGSWEPGISTVHDMLSDEERAHYASLGVAAEMSAHLFDTQGRRVGRDLGERCITVKTDQLRRVPEVVAIAGGARKASAIDAVLRSGLVTSLVTDTSAADVLMTSGQTPKPALNRADPDGP, encoded by the coding sequence GTGAACAGCAGTGAGGAGATCGCCGTGTCGGGTATGTCGGCGGGCCGGTCAGCAGTGCGGATGGGACCCGCTGAGCTGGTGCAGGCGGCGGCCATGGCCCGCCGCTTCTACCTCGAGGGCAAGTCCAAGATCCAGATCGCGGAGGAGTTCGGCGTCAGCCGCTTCAAGGTGGCCCGGGTCCTGGAGACGGCTCTCGAACGGGATCTCGTACGGATCGAGATCCGCGTCCCGGCCGAGCTGGACGCGGAGCGCTCGGACGCGCTGCGTGCCCGCTACGGCCTCAGGCACGCCGTCGTGGTGGAGTCCCCTGCCGACGCGGAGGAGTCGCCCGACCCCGAGAACCTCGGCGAGGTCGCCGCCGACCTGCTCGGCGAACTCGTCAACGAGGGCGATGTGCTCGGCCTTGCCTGGGGCCGCTCCACCATTCACATGGCCGCCGCGCTCGACCGGCTGCCGCCGTGCACGGTGGTGCAGTTGACGGGTGTGTACGACGCCGGGACCGCCGAGCGCGGATCCGTCGAGGCCGTACGCCGCGCCGCCCAGGTGTCCGGCGGCGACGCCCACCCGATCTACGCGCCGATGCTGCTGCCGGACGCGGCGACCGCGGCGGCGCTGCGCAACCAGACGGGGATCGCGCGGGCCTTCGAGTACTTCGACAAGGTCACCGTCGCCTGTGTCTCCATCGGCTCCTGGGAGCCCGGCATCTCGACGGTGCACGACATGCTCAGCGACGAGGAGCGCGCGCACTACGCCTCGCTCGGCGTCGCCGCCGAGATGTCCGCGCACCTCTTCGACACCCAGGGCCGCCGGGTCGGACGGGACCTCGGCGAGCGGTGCATCACGGTCAAGACCGACCAGCTCCGCCGTGTCCCCGAGGTCGTCGCGATCGCGGGCGGCGCGCGCAAGGCGTCCGCGATCGACGCGGTGCTGCGTTCCGGGCTCGTCACCAGCCTGGTGACGGACACGTCGGCCGCGGACGTACTGATGACGTCGGGTCAGACGCCGAAGCCGGCGCTCAACCGGGCGGACCCCGACGGGCCCTGA
- a CDS encoding GuaB1 family IMP dehydrogenase-related protein, with the protein MRFLNDIQPPYDLTYDDVFMVPSRSAVGSRQGVDLSSPDGTGTTIPLVVANMTAIAGRRMAETVARRGGLVVIPQDIPIEVVTEVVSWVKSRHHVLDTPIVLAPHQTVADALALLPKRAHNAGVVVDQDGRPVGVVTDQDLTGVDRFTQLEVVMSRDLLLLDADIDPREAFNRLDAANRRYAPAVDKDGKLAGILTRKGALRATLYSPAVDAQGKLRLAAAVGINGDVAGKAKQLLDAGVDTLVIDTAHGHQESMISAIKVVRALDPQVPIVAGNIVAAEGVRDLIEAGADIIKVGVGPGAMCTTRMMTGVGRPQFSAVLECAAEAKKYGKHVWADGGVRHPRDVAMALAAGASNVMVGSWFAGTYESPGDLQQDASGRLYKESFGMASSRAVRNRTSDESAYDRARKALFEEGISTSRMFLDPARPGVEDLIDSIIAGVRSSCTYAGAGSLEEFAEKAVVGIQSAAGYAEGKPLHASWS; encoded by the coding sequence GTGCGTTTCCTCAACGACATCCAGCCCCCGTACGACCTGACGTACGACGACGTCTTCATGGTCCCGAGCCGCAGCGCCGTCGGCTCGCGGCAGGGCGTGGACCTCAGCTCCCCGGACGGCACGGGCACCACCATCCCGCTGGTCGTCGCCAACATGACCGCCATCGCGGGCCGCCGCATGGCCGAGACGGTGGCCCGGCGCGGCGGCCTCGTGGTCATCCCGCAGGACATCCCGATCGAGGTCGTCACCGAGGTCGTCTCCTGGGTGAAGAGCCGCCACCACGTCCTGGACACCCCGATCGTGCTGGCCCCGCACCAGACCGTCGCCGACGCGCTGGCCCTGCTGCCGAAGCGCGCCCACAACGCCGGTGTGGTCGTCGACCAGGACGGCCGCCCCGTGGGCGTCGTCACCGACCAGGACCTGACCGGTGTCGACCGCTTCACCCAGCTCGAAGTCGTCATGTCCCGGGATCTGCTGCTCCTGGACGCCGACATCGACCCGCGCGAAGCGTTCAACCGCCTCGACGCGGCCAACCGCCGCTACGCGCCCGCCGTCGACAAGGACGGCAAGCTCGCAGGCATCCTCACCCGCAAGGGCGCCCTGCGCGCCACGCTGTACTCGCCCGCCGTGGACGCGCAGGGCAAGCTGCGTCTCGCCGCCGCCGTGGGCATCAACGGCGATGTCGCGGGCAAGGCCAAGCAGTTGCTCGACGCGGGTGTCGACACGCTCGTCATCGACACGGCGCACGGCCACCAGGAGTCGATGATCAGCGCGATCAAGGTCGTGAGGGCCCTCGATCCGCAGGTCCCGATCGTCGCGGGCAACATCGTGGCCGCGGAGGGCGTGCGGGATCTGATCGAGGCCGGCGCGGACATCATCAAGGTCGGTGTGGGCCCCGGCGCCATGTGCACCACCCGCATGATGACCGGCGTCGGCCGGCCGCAGTTCTCCGCGGTCCTGGAGTGCGCGGCCGAGGCGAAGAAGTACGGCAAGCACGTGTGGGCCGACGGCGGTGTCCGCCACCCGCGCGACGTGGCCATGGCGCTCGCGGCCGGTGCGTCCAACGTGATGGTCGGGTCGTGGTTCGCGGGCACGTACGAGTCCCCGGGCGACCTGCAGCAGGACGCGAGCGGCCGGCTCTACAAGGAGTCGTTCGGCATGGCGTCCTCGCGCGCGGTCCGCAACCGCACCTCGGACGAGTCGGCGTACGACCGCGCCCGCAAGGCGCTGTTCGAGGAGGGCATCTCGACCTCCCGCATGTTCCTCGACCCGGCCCGTCCCGGCGTCGAGGACCTGATCGACTCGATCATCGCGGGCGTCCGCTCCTCCTGCACCTACGCCGGCGCGGGCTCCCTGGAGGAGTTCGCCGAGAAGGCCGTGGTCGGCATCCAGAGCGCCGCCGGCTACGCGGAGGGCAAGCCGCTGCACGCCAGCTGGAGCTGA
- the rpe gene encoding ribulose-phosphate 3-epimerase — translation MAVQINPSILSADFARLADEAKAVEGADWLHVDVMDNHFVPNLTLGVPVVESLARATDTPLDCHLMIEAPDRWAPQYVEAGASSVTFHVEAAAAPVRLAREIRAKGARASMALKPATPIEPYEDLLPELDMLLIMTVEPGFGGQAFLDIMLPKIRRTRELISKHGLELWLQIDGGVSASTIERCAEAGADVFVAGSAVYGAEDPAEAVRALRTQAENVTAKASWACDH, via the coding sequence ATGGCCGTGCAGATCAACCCCAGCATCCTGTCCGCCGACTTCGCCCGCCTCGCGGACGAGGCGAAGGCGGTCGAAGGAGCCGACTGGCTCCACGTAGACGTCATGGACAACCATTTCGTCCCGAACCTCACGCTCGGTGTGCCGGTCGTAGAGTCGCTGGCGCGTGCGACGGACACCCCGCTGGACTGCCATCTGATGATCGAGGCCCCCGATCGCTGGGCCCCGCAGTACGTCGAAGCGGGGGCATCGTCCGTCACCTTCCACGTCGAGGCTGCCGCCGCGCCCGTGCGGCTTGCCCGGGAGATCCGGGCCAAGGGCGCTCGCGCCTCCATGGCGCTGAAGCCCGCGACGCCCATCGAGCCCTACGAGGACCTGCTCCCCGAGCTCGACATGCTGCTGATCATGACGGTGGAGCCGGGCTTCGGCGGGCAGGCGTTCCTCGACATCATGCTTCCCAAGATTCGCCGCACTCGCGAGTTGATCAGCAAGCACGGACTGGAGCTGTGGCTGCAGATCGACGGCGGAGTCTCCGCTTCCACCATCGAGCGCTGCGCGGAGGCCGGCGCCGACGTCTTCGTCGCCGGTTCGGCGGTGTACGGGGCCGAGGACCCGGCCGAAGCGGTACGTGCACTGCGCACCCAGGCGGAGAACGTGACCGCCAAGGCGTCCTGGGCATGCGACCACTGA
- a CDS encoding ribonuclease, protein MMLRFVPRVLAGMLVCLVVLLTGCSSTTGTSGTSGTTGGRSSAATPAWVGDLATVQASALPAEARQTLVLIDKGGPFPYARDGVVFGNFEGLLPGHQRGYYLEYTVRTPGSRDRGARRIVTGQGGEIYYTDDHYESFRAVLR, encoded by the coding sequence ATGATGCTGCGGTTCGTCCCCCGGGTGCTCGCCGGGATGCTGGTCTGTCTCGTCGTCCTTCTGACGGGTTGTTCGTCGACAACGGGGACGTCCGGGACATCGGGGACGACAGGCGGTCGGTCAAGTGCCGCCACTCCCGCATGGGTCGGCGACCTGGCAACCGTCCAGGCGTCCGCGCTCCCCGCCGAGGCGCGGCAGACGCTCGTGCTCATCGACAAGGGCGGGCCCTTCCCCTACGCCAGGGACGGCGTCGTTTTCGGGAACTTCGAGGGGCTGCTGCCCGGGCATCAGCGTGGCTACTACCTCGAATACACCGTCAGGACTCCCGGCTCGCGCGACCGCGGAGCCCGGCGCATTGTCACCGGGCAGGGCGGCGAGATCTACTACACCGATGATCACTACGAATCGTTCAGGGCGGTGTTGAGATGA
- a CDS encoding amino acid permease: protein MLDQGAPPQGRTTNAPPSPGVGARLMRRKPVERLVAEGGQGEGGSLRRSLGLWQLTMISIGATLGTGIFVVLGEAVPKAGPAVTLSFVIAGLTAFFSALSYAELAGTIPVAGSSYSYAYATMGELIAWICGWCLVLEYGVSVAAVAVGWGEYLNELLDGTIGVTIPDALSAPPGDGGIFNLPALIVVLLAMAFLLGGARESARANTIMVCVKIAALVLFCAIGIQGFRSGNYQHFMPLGMAGVSAAGATLFFSYIGFDAASTAGEEAKNAQRDLPRAIMLSLVIVTALYVLVAAVAVGAKPWRRFNDSEAALAQIMRDVTGQTFWGTLLAACAVIAIASVVLTVLYGQTRILFAMARDGLAPKLFAKVHPKSGAPRANTVIVSLFCGVLAAAIPLGQLADATSIGTLFAFALVNIAVVVLRRTRPDMPRTFRVPLSPVLPALGLAFCVWMMGSLSAVTWVVFGVWMAVGLVFYFGYGYRRSRLAAPEVLAPEVLTPEEK, encoded by the coding sequence GTGCTCGACCAAGGCGCACCCCCGCAAGGCCGTACCACCAACGCCCCACCGTCCCCGGGCGTCGGCGCGCGCCTCATGCGTCGCAAGCCTGTGGAACGCCTGGTCGCGGAGGGCGGCCAGGGCGAGGGAGGGAGCCTTCGCCGCTCCCTCGGGCTGTGGCAGCTCACCATGATCAGCATCGGCGCCACCCTCGGCACCGGCATCTTCGTGGTCCTCGGCGAGGCGGTGCCGAAGGCCGGTCCCGCCGTCACCCTGTCCTTCGTGATCGCCGGTCTGACGGCGTTCTTCTCGGCCCTCTCGTACGCGGAACTGGCGGGCACCATTCCCGTCGCAGGGTCCTCCTACTCGTATGCATACGCAACGATGGGTGAGCTGATCGCCTGGATCTGCGGCTGGTGTCTGGTCCTGGAGTACGGCGTCTCGGTCGCCGCCGTGGCCGTCGGCTGGGGCGAGTACCTCAACGAACTGCTCGACGGGACCATAGGCGTCACCATCCCGGACGCCCTGTCCGCGCCGCCCGGCGACGGGGGCATCTTCAACCTGCCCGCACTGATCGTCGTCCTGCTGGCCATGGCGTTTCTGTTGGGTGGCGCCCGGGAGTCCGCGCGCGCCAACACGATCATGGTCTGTGTGAAGATCGCCGCGCTGGTGCTGTTCTGCGCCATCGGCATCCAGGGCTTCAGGTCCGGGAACTACCAGCACTTCATGCCGCTGGGTATGGCGGGCGTCAGCGCGGCCGGGGCCACGCTCTTCTTCTCCTACATCGGCTTCGACGCCGCCTCCACCGCAGGCGAGGAGGCCAAGAACGCACAGCGCGACCTGCCGCGGGCCATCATGCTGTCGCTCGTCATCGTCACCGCGCTGTACGTGCTCGTCGCGGCCGTCGCCGTCGGTGCGAAGCCCTGGCGGCGGTTCAACGACTCGGAGGCCGCGCTCGCCCAGATCATGCGCGACGTCACCGGCCAGACCTTCTGGGGCACCCTGCTCGCCGCCTGCGCGGTCATCGCCATCGCGAGCGTCGTGCTGACCGTGCTCTACGGCCAGACCCGCATCCTCTTCGCGATGGCCAGGGACGGCCTGGCCCCCAAGCTGTTCGCGAAGGTCCATCCCAAGAGCGGTGCGCCGCGCGCCAACACGGTCATCGTGTCCCTCTTCTGCGGTGTCCTCGCCGCCGCGATTCCGCTCGGCCAGCTCGCCGACGCCACCAGCATCGGCACGCTCTTCGCCTTCGCGCTGGTCAACATCGCCGTGGTCGTGCTGCGCCGCACCCGCCCGGACATGCCCCGTACCTTCCGTGTCCCGCTGTCGCCGGTCCTGCCGGCCCTGGGGCTCGCGTTCTGCGTCTGGATGATGGGCAGTCTGTCCGCCGTCACCTGGGTCGTCTTCGGGGTCTGGATGGCGGTGGGGCTCGTGTTCTACTTCGGGTACGGCTATCGCCGATCCCGCCTTGCCGCGCCAGAAGTTCTCGCGCCAGAAGTTCTCACGCCCGAAGAGAAGTGA
- a CDS encoding barstar family protein translates to MTELVVTLDLDGVTDKAGLMDRSARALRLPDWFGRNWDALVDSLSDHTVWPEGAVERGLLVVVRNWRPYAKARPEEWQTAQEVFSEAVDRTPALCVALALGNAAR, encoded by the coding sequence ATGACGGAACTCGTGGTCACGCTGGACCTCGACGGGGTCACGGACAAGGCGGGTCTGATGGACCGCTCCGCCCGTGCCCTGCGGCTGCCCGACTGGTTCGGCCGCAACTGGGACGCCCTCGTCGACAGCCTCTCCGACCACACCGTCTGGCCCGAAGGCGCGGTGGAGCGGGGCCTGCTGGTCGTCGTACGGAACTGGCGGCCGTACGCGAAGGCGCGGCCCGAGGAGTGGCAGACCGCTCAGGAGGTCTTCTCCGAGGCCGTCGACCGGACGCCCGCGCTCTGCGTGGCGCTCGCTCTCGGGAACGCGGCGCGATAG
- a CDS encoding sensor histidine kinase, which translates to MRRLIGRTGTVRARIVALALAPVLALLVLWGFAMVSVTGELRSLVRVQGVYEEFGTPVDTAIGQIQIERRLAATYLGTSRRTQTVVDLMEQQRRTDRAVNAMRDAVRSGNRDRLSARQRQALDAMVTSVGGLELLRERVLSRDVSWDRAVSEYSALVEPGFDVESTLTALQAGQLAREAQVVVELVRVREFVSREDALVAGARAAGTLTDRQYDTLAATVEDRRVFERTYVPDLPGDSRALFEEFQRGEVHRRLVAGEDALLRAGASRAADAVSADSWRSTTDRAVKQYMRLCTRSAVNSADRGREFARQELVKAAVVGVLGLVAVALSVWCAVRGARRISRRLERLRDAADLLTTRQLPDVMARLSAGEEVDAAAEAPPLTDGEAEADEIGDVGRSFNAARLAAVEAAVRQATLRRGLSAVLLNIARRNQSLVHRQLKLVDTLERRTDDPDVLKELFRIDHLTTRMRRHAESLIILSGAAPGRRWRRPVPVADVVTSAVGEIEAYARVEVPPMPRVGIAADAVADVVHLIAELVENATVFSPPHTRVTLRTARSGGGFVLRIDDRGLGLDTEHLEEAQHTLTTPADFDPTRHERLGLYVVGRLAARHGIEVTLGPSPYGGTTATVSLPEGVLADEGSGAEGAEGAPARASLP; encoded by the coding sequence ATGCGCCGGCTCATCGGCCGTACCGGAACGGTCCGCGCCCGGATCGTGGCACTCGCGCTCGCTCCGGTGCTCGCCCTGCTGGTGCTGTGGGGTTTCGCCATGGTGTCCGTCACCGGCGAACTGCGCTCGCTCGTCCGGGTGCAGGGCGTCTACGAGGAGTTCGGCACCCCCGTCGACACGGCGATCGGGCAGATCCAGATCGAACGGCGGCTCGCGGCGACGTACTTGGGCACGAGCCGCCGTACGCAGACCGTCGTCGATCTGATGGAGCAGCAGCGCCGCACCGACCGGGCCGTCAACGCCATGCGCGACGCGGTCCGGTCCGGAAACCGGGACCGGCTCTCCGCGCGGCAGCGGCAGGCGCTGGACGCCATGGTCACGAGCGTCGGCGGACTTGAGCTGCTGCGAGAGCGGGTGCTGTCCCGGGACGTCTCCTGGGACCGGGCGGTGAGCGAGTACAGCGCCCTGGTGGAACCCGGCTTCGACGTCGAGTCGACGCTCACCGCGCTGCAGGCCGGACAGCTGGCGCGGGAGGCACAGGTCGTCGTCGAGCTGGTCCGGGTGCGGGAGTTCGTGTCGCGGGAGGACGCGCTGGTCGCCGGTGCGCGGGCCGCCGGGACGCTGACCGACCGGCAGTACGACACGCTCGCGGCGACCGTCGAGGACCGGCGCGTCTTCGAGCGGACGTACGTGCCCGATCTGCCGGGTGACTCGCGGGCGCTCTTCGAGGAGTTCCAACGCGGGGAAGTCCATCGCCGGCTGGTGGCGGGCGAGGACGCGCTGCTGCGGGCCGGAGCGTCGAGGGCGGCCGACGCCGTGTCAGCCGACTCCTGGCGCTCCACCACCGACCGGGCGGTCAAGCAGTACATGCGGCTGTGCACCCGCTCCGCGGTCAACTCCGCCGACCGCGGGCGGGAGTTCGCCCGCCAGGAACTGGTCAAGGCCGCCGTCGTTGGGGTGCTCGGGCTGGTCGCCGTGGCGCTGTCCGTGTGGTGCGCGGTGCGGGGCGCACGCCGGATCTCGCGCCGGCTGGAGAGGCTGCGCGACGCGGCCGACCTCCTCACCACCCGTCAACTGCCCGACGTCATGGCGAGGTTGAGCGCGGGCGAGGAGGTGGACGCGGCCGCCGAGGCGCCGCCGCTGACGGACGGGGAGGCGGAGGCCGACGAGATCGGCGACGTGGGACGGTCCTTCAACGCCGCACGGCTCGCGGCCGTCGAGGCGGCCGTGCGGCAGGCGACCCTTCGCCGCGGGCTCTCCGCTGTGCTCCTCAACATCGCCCGCCGCAACCAGTCGCTGGTGCACCGGCAGCTGAAGCTCGTCGACACGCTGGAGAGACGCACCGACGACCCGGACGTCCTCAAGGAGCTGTTCCGCATCGACCACCTCACCACCCGGATGCGGCGGCACGCCGAGAGCCTGATCATCCTCTCCGGCGCGGCACCCGGCCGCAGATGGCGGCGCCCGGTGCCCGTCGCCGACGTCGTCACCTCCGCGGTCGGCGAGATCGAGGCGTACGCCCGGGTCGAGGTGCCGCCGATGCCACGCGTGGGCATCGCGGCGGACGCCGTCGCCGATGTCGTCCATCTGATCGCCGAACTGGTCGAGAACGCCACGGTGTTCTCGCCGCCGCACACCCGCGTCACCCTACGCACCGCACGGTCCGGCGGCGGCTTCGTCCTGCGGATCGACGACCGGGGACTCGGCCTTGACACCGAGCACCTGGAGGAGGCGCAGCACACGCTCACGACGCCGGCCGACTTCGACCCGACCCGGCACGAACGGCTCGGCCTGTACGTCGTCGGCCGCCTCGCCGCCCGGCACGGGATCGAGGTCACGCTGGGCCCGTCGCCCTACGGCGGGACGACGGCGACGGTGTCGCTGCCCGAGGGAGTGCTGGCGGACGAGGGCTCCGGTGCCGAGGGGGCGGAGGGTGCGCCGGCACGGGCGTCACTGCCGTGA
- a CDS encoding Lrp/AsnC family transcriptional regulator, whose amino-acid sequence MLNDLDERIVHALAEDARRSYADIGQLVGLSAPAVKRRVDRLRATGAITGFTVRVDPGALGWETEGFVEIYCRHNTSPDTIRRGLERYQEVVAASTVTGDADAIVQVFASDMRHFERVLERIAGEPFVERTKSVLVLSPLLRRFSSGSPT is encoded by the coding sequence GTGCTGAACGATCTCGACGAACGCATCGTGCACGCCCTCGCCGAGGACGCCCGCCGCTCCTACGCGGACATCGGGCAGCTCGTCGGCCTCTCCGCGCCCGCCGTGAAGCGGCGCGTGGACCGGCTGCGCGCCACCGGGGCCATCACCGGCTTCACCGTACGGGTGGACCCGGGGGCCCTGGGCTGGGAGACCGAGGGGTTCGTCGAGATCTACTGCCGCCACAACACCTCGCCGGACACCATCCGGCGGGGCCTGGAGCGCTACCAGGAGGTCGTGGCCGCGTCGACGGTCACCGGCGACGCGGACGCGATCGTCCAGGTCTTCGCCTCCGACATGCGGCACTTCGAACGGGTCCTGGAGCGCATCGCCGGGGAGCCCTTCGTCGAGCGCACCAAGTCCGTGCTGGTGCTGTCGCCGCTGCTGCGCCGCTTCTCGTCGGGGTCCCCGACCTGA
- a CDS encoding MFS transporter: protein MTLSPARVSVGTGVRRLTATLYGYAFLDDFVLLYPVYALLFSDTGLSVWQMSSLFAIWSITGVVLEVPSGAWADAVSRRLLLWLGPLLTAAGFALWILTPSYWAFALGFVLWGARGALGSGALEALVYEELERLGAAEQYARIMGRARAAGHVAIMAALALAGPVFAWGGYPAVGAASVLACLATAVTATRFPEDRPELKTGGDGWAPMLRDGLAEVLRNRSLRGALLLVPAVASVWEALDEYTPLLVRDTGVAEVTVPYLLLLIWTGATAGSLLAGRCERMGTAGLAAVLVGAALALAVGAAAGTPLALGLVALAFGGFQLATVLADVRLQQRIDDKRRATLTSVAGLGSDLATVAVYGGYAAVETRTAHSTAFALCALPYLVTAVLLVLGRPLRSRRSIP, encoded by the coding sequence ATGACACTCTCACCTGCGCGCGTGTCCGTCGGCACCGGCGTCCGTCGGCTCACGGCCACGCTGTACGGCTACGCGTTCCTCGACGACTTCGTCCTGCTCTACCCGGTGTACGCCCTGCTGTTCAGCGACACCGGCCTGTCCGTCTGGCAGATGTCCTCGTTGTTCGCCATCTGGTCGATCACGGGCGTCGTGCTGGAGGTGCCCTCCGGCGCCTGGGCCGACGCCGTCTCCCGGCGGCTGCTGCTCTGGCTGGGCCCGCTGCTCACCGCCGCCGGCTTCGCGCTGTGGATCCTCACCCCGTCGTACTGGGCCTTCGCCCTCGGCTTCGTCCTGTGGGGCGCGCGCGGAGCGCTGGGCTCCGGTGCGCTGGAGGCGCTGGTGTACGAGGAACTGGAGCGGCTCGGCGCGGCCGAGCAGTACGCCCGGATCATGGGCCGGGCCAGGGCGGCCGGGCACGTCGCGATCATGGCGGCTCTGGCGCTCGCCGGACCCGTGTTCGCCTGGGGCGGCTACCCGGCCGTGGGCGCGGCGAGCGTACTGGCCTGTCTGGCGACCGCCGTGACGGCGACCCGGTTCCCGGAGGACCGGCCGGAGCTGAAAACCGGGGGTGACGGCTGGGCCCCGATGCTGCGGGACGGGCTCGCCGAAGTCCTTCGCAACCGGTCGTTGCGCGGAGCGCTGCTGCTCGTCCCGGCGGTCGCGTCCGTGTGGGAGGCGCTCGACGAGTACACGCCACTGCTGGTGCGGGACACCGGGGTGGCCGAGGTGACCGTCCCCTATCTGCTCCTGCTGATCTGGACGGGAGCCACCGCCGGGAGCCTGCTGGCCGGGAGGTGCGAACGCATGGGTACGGCGGGACTGGCGGCCGTTCTCGTCGGTGCCGCGCTCGCCCTGGCCGTGGGCGCCGCGGCCGGGACCCCTCTCGCGCTGGGCCTCGTCGCCCTCGCCTTCGGCGGCTTCCAGCTGGCGACCGTGCTGGCCGACGTCCGGCTCCAGCAGCGCATCGACGACAAGCGCCGGGCCACCCTGACCTCGGTCGCGGGCCTGGGCAGCGACCTCGCCACGGTCGCGGTGTACGGCGGATACGCGGCCGTCGAGACGAGAACCGCGCACAGCACAGCCTTCGCCCTGTGCGCCCTGCCGTATCTGGTGACGGCGGTGCTGCTGGTGCTCGGGAGGCCATTGCGGTCCCGGCGGAGCATCCCGTAG